One stretch of Bosea vaviloviae DNA includes these proteins:
- a CDS encoding FAD-dependent monooxygenase yields MPTPHILIAGAGIGGLTAAIALARRGIAVTLAEKRTGFGETGAGLQLSPNAGRVLAALDLGFALKRVGVTVDRLVIRRWRNGAEIAGMPMAVAPAETPFRVLKRSDLHMLLLDAARQLPNIRLVVGRGLQEIAQTQDSITATLVSDAGQIETVQALGVVGADGLWSRLRELSGDAASPAFTGFEAWRSLVPAGSDKPAADITLHLGAGRHAVHYPVANGREINLVIIREAKEAREGWSRDGDARLLTSHLAGAAPDLHRLAGAAGPWQVWSLFDRPPAAMAQGRIALLGDAAHPVLPFFAQGAALAIEDAAVLAHELATHLERDGASGVPAAMAAYAKARTERVARVQATSRSNGRAYHLGRPWSFGRDLVMRRLGPDGMRRRYDWLYDWRAPV; encoded by the coding sequence GTGCCAACTCCCCATATCCTGATCGCCGGCGCCGGAATCGGCGGTCTGACGGCCGCCATCGCGCTCGCCCGGCGCGGCATCGCGGTGACGCTGGCTGAGAAGCGCACCGGCTTCGGTGAGACCGGCGCCGGCCTGCAATTATCGCCCAATGCCGGGCGCGTGCTCGCGGCTCTCGATCTCGGCTTCGCGTTGAAGCGCGTCGGCGTCACGGTCGACAGGCTCGTCATCCGGCGCTGGCGGAACGGGGCCGAGATCGCAGGCATGCCGATGGCGGTCGCGCCGGCGGAAACGCCCTTTCGCGTGCTGAAGCGCTCCGATCTGCACATGCTGCTGCTCGACGCCGCCCGCCAGCTCCCCAATATCCGCCTCGTCGTCGGCCGGGGCCTGCAGGAGATCGCCCAGACCCAGGACAGCATCACTGCGACCCTGGTCAGCGATGCCGGGCAGATCGAGACCGTGCAGGCGCTCGGCGTAGTCGGCGCTGACGGGCTCTGGTCCCGGCTCAGAGAGCTCAGCGGCGACGCCGCGTCCCCCGCCTTCACCGGCTTCGAGGCTTGGCGCAGCCTTGTCCCGGCCGGCAGCGACAAGCCCGCAGCCGACATCACGCTCCATCTCGGTGCGGGCCGCCATGCCGTGCATTATCCCGTCGCAAACGGGCGCGAGATCAATCTCGTCATCATCCGGGAAGCCAAGGAGGCACGCGAAGGCTGGAGCCGCGACGGCGATGCCCGCCTGCTGACGAGCCATCTCGCTGGTGCCGCTCCCGATCTCCACCGCCTCGCCGGCGCGGCCGGCCCATGGCAGGTCTGGTCGCTGTTCGACAGACCGCCGGCCGCGATGGCGCAGGGCCGGATCGCGCTGCTCGGCGACGCCGCTCATCCCGTGCTGCCCTTCTTCGCCCAGGGCGCGGCGCTGGCGATCGAGGACGCGGCGGTGCTGGCGCATGAACTCGCGACGCATCTGGAGCGCGACGGCGCCTCCGGCGTGCCGGCTGCGATGGCGGCCTATGCCAAGGCACGCACCGAGCGCGTCGCCCGCGTCCAGGCGACCAGCCGCAGCAATGGCCGCGCCTACCATCTCGGCCGGCCTTGGAGTTTTGGCCGCGACCTGGTGATGCGGCGTCTCGGCCCCGACGGCATGCGCCGTCGCTACGACTGGCTCTATGACTGGCGCGCCCCGGTCTGA
- a CDS encoding DUF5343 domain-containing protein, with protein MTLKMTQWIDSQSKKLGERMPSHPYISGVNNVTQMIGFLRKNFPATVSSDTVKKLGLAPKNESYVINVLQHLGLIDEEGKRTEKGHGVMTTHDEAEFEKAFSDLTRAAYADLFDLRGDDAWAMDRNSLISFFRSADKTSDIIGQRQAGVFMALRDLSGYKSESQPNGPKPKSGSSPRSKTKAKPVLQAASPNATSELKPAIVPSREKGEMALTVRIEINLPAEGTQATYDAIFKSIRANLFP; from the coding sequence TTGACCCTCAAGATGACTCAGTGGATCGATAGTCAGTCAAAAAAATTGGGGGAGAGAATGCCGAGCCATCCTTACATTTCAGGCGTCAACAACGTCACCCAAATGATCGGCTTCTTGCGGAAAAACTTTCCTGCGACTGTGTCGTCAGATACCGTTAAGAAGCTAGGGCTAGCCCCCAAGAATGAAAGCTACGTCATCAACGTCCTTCAACATCTCGGCCTGATTGACGAAGAGGGAAAGCGAACGGAAAAGGGCCACGGCGTCATGACGACGCACGACGAGGCCGAATTTGAAAAGGCGTTCAGCGATCTCACGCGCGCTGCTTATGCGGACTTATTTGACCTTCGCGGCGACGACGCATGGGCGATGGACCGAAATTCCCTAATCAGCTTCTTTCGAAGCGCGGACAAAACGAGTGACATTATTGGTCAGCGTCAGGCCGGGGTTTTCATGGCCTTGCGCGACCTGAGCGGCTACAAAAGCGAGAGTCAGCCAAACGGACCAAAACCAAAATCGGGTTCTTCTCCCCGAAGTAAAACCAAGGCGAAGCCGGTGCTCCAAGCCGCCTCGCCTAACGCGACTAGCGAATTGAAGCCGGCAATCGTCCCTTCTCGTGAGAAGGGCGAAATGGCGCTGACCGTGCGGATAGAAATCAACCTTCCGGCCGAGGGAACGCAGGCCACTTACGACGCCATATTCAAGAGCATCCGGGCCAACTTATTCCCATGA
- a CDS encoding chromate resistance protein ChrB domain-containing protein translates to MSSNIEISTAQLSRLVGLPDAPVLIDVRIPQDFDADPRLLPASERRSHTDVAAWARGYAGRRVVVSCQRGLKLSEGVAAWLRHEGVEAENLAGGFEAWRDAGGMLVAPAKVPPRNAAGNTVWVTRTRPKVDRIACPWLIRRFVDRDAVFLFVSPSEVADVADRFGATPFDIDGVFWSHRGARCSFDVMIEEFGLSSPPLDRLATIVRAADTAELDLAPQAAGLLAASLGLSRMFKDDLAQLEAGMLLYDAFYRWCRDASEESHNWPASSAKI, encoded by the coding sequence ATGTCTTCCAATATCGAGATCAGCACTGCCCAATTGTCCCGGCTCGTCGGCCTGCCCGACGCTCCGGTGCTCATCGACGTTCGCATTCCACAGGATTTCGACGCCGACCCACGCTTGCTGCCAGCCTCCGAACGGCGCAGCCACACCGATGTGGCCGCCTGGGCCAGAGGCTATGCCGGTCGGCGCGTCGTGGTCTCCTGCCAGCGTGGTCTCAAGCTCAGCGAGGGCGTTGCTGCCTGGCTGAGGCATGAGGGCGTCGAGGCCGAAAACCTCGCGGGCGGGTTCGAGGCCTGGCGCGACGCGGGCGGGATGCTGGTGGCACCGGCCAAGGTCCCCCCGCGCAATGCCGCCGGCAATACCGTCTGGGTGACGCGGACCCGGCCCAAGGTCGACCGCATCGCCTGTCCCTGGCTGATCCGGCGTTTCGTCGATCGCGATGCGGTCTTCCTGTTCGTCTCGCCGTCGGAGGTCGCAGACGTGGCCGATCGTTTCGGCGCGACGCCCTTCGATATCGACGGCGTGTTCTGGAGCCATCGTGGCGCGCGCTGCAGCTTCGACGTCATGATCGAGGAGTTCGGCTTGTCGAGCCCGCCGCTCGACAGACTGGCAACGATCGTGCGGGCGGCCGATACGGCGGAGCTCGATCTCGCGCCGCAGGCGGCGGGGCTGCTCGCGGCCTCGCTGGGCCTGTCGCGCATGTTCAAGGATGATCTCGCGCAATTGGAGGCCGGCATGCTGCTTTATGACGCGTTCTATCGCTGGTGCCGCGATGCGAGCGAGGAAAGCCATAACTGGCCCGCAAGCTCGGCCAAGATCTGA
- a CDS encoding zinc-finger domain-containing protein, whose amino-acid sequence MAETGIPHFHNDSGVAVIHVGAHEFMCIGAKPPFDHPHVFLDMGSDHEIVCPYCSTLFKYDPSLKGGACTPPECAHHETSQAA is encoded by the coding sequence ATGGCCGAGACGGGCATTCCGCATTTCCACAATGATTCCGGCGTGGCCGTGATCCATGTCGGCGCGCATGAGTTCATGTGCATCGGCGCCAAGCCTCCCTTCGACCATCCCCATGTCTTCCTCGACATGGGCTCCGACCACGAGATCGTCTGCCCCTATTGTTCGACGCTGTTCAAATACGATCCGTCGCTGAAGGGCGGCGCCTGCACGCCGCCTGAATGCGCGCATCACGAGACCTCGCAGGCCGCATGA
- a CDS encoding DUF938 domain-containing protein, whose protein sequence is MTSKTSGPWQPAASETTRSEQRLFAPATQRNRDAILAVLREVLPANGLVLEIASGSGEHALHFASALPGLIFQPSDPSREALESIKAWTQGAQNIRPPLLIDAAAPAWPVVHADAILCINMIHIAPWAATQGLIRQAGRILKAGAALYLYGPYRRPGRTLEPSNAAFDASLRSRNPDWGLRDLDEVAALAKEAGFSVPEVIEMPANNLSVIFRKEARR, encoded by the coding sequence ATGACGAGCAAGACAAGCGGACCGTGGCAGCCGGCCGCGAGCGAAACAACACGCAGTGAGCAGCGCCTCTTCGCGCCTGCCACGCAGCGCAACCGCGACGCGATCCTTGCCGTGCTGCGCGAGGTGCTGCCCGCGAACGGACTCGTGCTGGAGATCGCCAGCGGCTCGGGTGAGCATGCCCTGCATTTCGCCAGCGCCCTGCCGGGCCTCATCTTCCAGCCCAGCGACCCCTCGCGTGAGGCGTTGGAGAGCATCAAAGCCTGGACGCAAGGCGCGCAGAATATCCGCCCGCCCCTGTTGATCGACGCGGCGGCTCCGGCCTGGCCCGTCGTGCACGCCGACGCGATCCTCTGCATCAACATGATCCATATCGCGCCCTGGGCAGCGACGCAGGGCCTGATCCGCCAGGCCGGGCGCATCCTGAAAGCCGGCGCGGCGCTCTATCTCTACGGCCCCTACCGTCGCCCCGGCCGCACGCTCGAGCCCAGCAACGCCGCCTTCGACGCAAGCCTGCGCAGCCGCAACCCGGACTGGGGCCTGCGCGATCTCGATGAGGTCGCAGCATTGGCAAAAGAGGCGGGCTTCTCCGTGCCTGAGGTCATCGAGATGCCTGCGAATAATCTGAGCGTGATTTTCAGGAAGGAGGCGAGGCGCTGA
- a CDS encoding hemolysin family protein: protein MIVVALTVINGLLSMSELAVVSSRPARLKVLSDQGNKGAAIAIRLTENPGRFLSTVQIGITLVGVLSGAFSGATLGARLADWLAEQGLSRTASDGLGVGAVVVAITYLSLILGELVPKQIALRDPERVAARAAPAMLFLSKIGAPLVFLLDLSGRAVLSLLGQKGEPEEKVTEEEVRTIIAEAETAGVLERDEREMISGVMRLADRSARALMTPRREVEVIDLADSVDEIRAQLRATRRSRLPVQDGEPDSIIGVVIVKDMIDLLSDGGAHDLRQLVDEAPVVMDTANALRILRDIRASKVHMALVFDEYGHFEGIITPGDVLEAIIGAFQEEEESEPPIVTRADGSFLVAGWMQVDEFSHELGIHIPRDADFQTVAGFILAELNHLPNVGESFDRGHWRYEVVDLDGRRIDKVLVSRIE, encoded by the coding sequence TTGATCGTCGTGGCATTGACCGTGATCAACGGTCTTCTGTCCATGTCCGAATTGGCCGTCGTCTCATCCCGCCCCGCCAGGCTCAAGGTTCTCAGCGATCAAGGCAATAAGGGCGCGGCGATCGCGATCCGCCTGACCGAGAATCCGGGCCGCTTCCTCTCGACCGTCCAGATCGGCATCACGCTTGTGGGCGTGCTCTCGGGCGCCTTCTCGGGCGCGACCCTGGGCGCGCGGCTGGCCGACTGGCTGGCGGAGCAAGGCCTGTCGCGCACGGCTTCGGACGGACTTGGCGTCGGTGCGGTGGTGGTGGCGATCACCTATCTCTCGCTGATCCTGGGTGAACTGGTGCCCAAGCAGATCGCCTTGCGCGATCCCGAGCGCGTCGCGGCGCGCGCCGCGCCCGCCATGCTGTTCCTCTCCAAGATCGGCGCGCCCTTGGTCTTCCTGCTCGATCTCTCGGGGCGCGCCGTGCTGAGCCTGCTCGGCCAGAAGGGCGAGCCGGAGGAGAAGGTCACCGAGGAGGAGGTCCGCACCATCATCGCCGAGGCCGAGACGGCCGGCGTGCTGGAGCGCGACGAGCGCGAGATGATCTCGGGCGTGATGCGGCTCGCCGACCGTTCGGCGCGCGCGCTGATGACGCCGCGCCGGGAGGTCGAGGTGATCGATCTCGCCGACAGCGTCGACGAGATCCGGGCCCAGTTGCGCGCGACGCGCCGCTCGCGGCTGCCGGTCCAGGACGGCGAGCCCGACTCGATCATCGGCGTCGTCATCGTCAAGGATATGATCGATCTGCTCTCGGACGGCGGGGCGCATGATCTGCGCCAGCTCGTCGACGAGGCGCCGGTGGTGATGGACACGGCCAATGCGCTGCGGATCCTGCGCGATATCCGCGCCTCCAAGGTGCATATGGCGCTGGTCTTCGACGAGTACGGGCATTTCGAGGGTATCATCACGCCCGGTGACGTGCTGGAGGCGATTATCGGCGCCTTCCAGGAGGAGGAGGAGAGCGAGCCGCCGATCGTGACGCGCGCCGACGGCTCCTTTCTCGTCGCCGGCTGGATGCAGGTCGACGAGTTCTCGCATGAGCTCGGCATCCACATCCCGCGCGATGCCGATTTCCAGACCGTGGCGGGCTTCATCCTGGCTGAGCTCAACCATCTCCCCAATGTCGGCGAATCGTTTGATCGCGGCCACTGGCGCTATGAGGTGGTCGATCTCGACGGGCGCCGGATCGACAAGGTGCTGGTCAGCCGGATCGAGTGA
- a CDS encoding DUF1624 domain-containing protein, giving the protein MSTADISPTQTVARPRFAFIDLARGIALLAMFVFHFTYDLAFFELIDVDTPVEPGWHWFARSIAASFLTLVGVSLVLATRNGLNRQVYLNRHAYLKRLAMVAGAAALVTVGTWFAMPDSFIFFGILHQVALASVIALPFLWLPTLAVALAALFVFAVPYLAHPVLDQSWLLWLGLAQKIPPSADFVPVFPWFGWVLTGIVLARLALPRLAHSRLAGWQPRALPARVVAWGGRNSLLVYLVHQPLFIGALMLAMQFVIARPLDEKPFMQSCERSCMQGAHDASACRARCGCTVDAIKREDLWRKVLENALSPEERSRVSALAEVCFR; this is encoded by the coding sequence ATGAGCACTGCCGATATCAGCCCGACACAGACCGTCGCCCGACCGCGTTTCGCGTTCATCGATCTGGCGCGCGGCATCGCCCTACTGGCGATGTTCGTCTTCCACTTCACCTACGACCTCGCCTTTTTCGAGCTGATCGACGTCGACACCCCGGTCGAGCCGGGCTGGCACTGGTTCGCCCGCTCGATCGCCGCGAGCTTCCTGACGCTGGTCGGCGTCAGCCTGGTACTCGCGACCCGCAACGGGCTGAATCGCCAAGTCTATCTGAACCGTCACGCCTATCTCAAGCGCCTCGCCATGGTCGCGGGCGCGGCCGCGCTGGTGACGGTCGGCACCTGGTTCGCCATGCCCGACAGCTTCATCTTCTTCGGCATCCTGCATCAGGTCGCGCTGGCGAGCGTCATCGCCCTGCCCTTCCTATGGCTGCCGACGCTTGCCGTCGCGCTGGCCGCGCTCTTCGTCTTCGCCGTGCCGTATCTCGCCCATCCCGTCCTCGACCAGTCATGGCTGCTCTGGCTCGGACTGGCCCAGAAGATTCCACCCTCCGCCGATTTCGTGCCTGTTTTCCCCTGGTTCGGCTGGGTTCTGACCGGGATAGTGCTGGCGCGGCTGGCGCTGCCGCGTCTCGCGCACTCGCGCCTCGCCGGCTGGCAGCCGCGCGCCTTGCCCGCGCGGGTCGTGGCCTGGGGCGGCCGCAACAGCCTGCTGGTCTATCTCGTGCACCAGCCGCTCTTCATCGGGGCACTCATGCTGGCGATGCAGTTTGTGATCGCGCGACCCTTGGACGAAAAGCCCTTCATGCAGTCCTGCGAGCGTAGCTGCATGCAAGGAGCGCACGACGCCAGCGCCTGCCGGGCGCGCTGCGGCTGCACGGTCGACGCCATCAAGCGCGAAGATCTCTGGCGAAAAGTGCTCGAGAATGCGCTCAGCCCGGAGGAGCGCAGCCGCGTCTCGGCTCTCGCCGAGGTTTGCTTTCGCTGA
- a CDS encoding TIGR02391 family protein — MTAALTAFERIARGAKNFGQQPAAEKGAIHPFDERNIHTDLAAVSIKLFDDGHYAQATFEAFKLIDNRVKVISGLEDIGFSLMMNALNEAAPRIRLNDLATLSEKDEQKGFRYIFAGAMAGIRNPRGHDNVVDPIDVCLDHLSIASVLLRTIEGRKAP; from the coding sequence ATGACCGCCGCGCTTACCGCTTTCGAAAGGATCGCCCGAGGGGCGAAGAACTTTGGTCAGCAACCAGCCGCAGAGAAGGGAGCAATTCACCCGTTCGACGAGCGGAATATCCACACCGACCTCGCAGCCGTCTCGATCAAGCTCTTTGATGACGGGCACTACGCACAAGCCACATTTGAAGCATTCAAATTAATAGATAATCGTGTCAAAGTCATCTCTGGTCTTGAAGACATAGGCTTTAGCTTGATGATGAACGCTTTGAATGAAGCAGCGCCTCGAATTCGTCTCAACGACTTGGCGACACTCAGCGAAAAGGACGAACAAAAGGGCTTCCGCTATATCTTTGCAGGTGCCATGGCAGGAATTCGCAATCCTCGCGGGCACGATAATGTGGTCGATCCGATTGACGTGTGTCTTGACCACCTTTCGATTGCGTCCGTTCTGTTGCGGACCATAGAAGGTCGCAAGGCGCCCTAA
- a CDS encoding DUF1190 domain-containing protein, with protein sequence MIMVSASSLLSTIRIAALAPALYLGSPADLAAQGKSVIQGKNAVYERRDECVEAGLLSAAQCEFAYRNARAEFEQKAPRYASRASCEQVHKRCGAQLVATGGWDTLGRGGATYVPRFSGVRLTGEGAALRALPVVAGSGRIVFAGRSVTELQDKVAGRQNVSGPTEARSSRHGHQTQAAGPYVKRGDRDDTVRVPMEQKSIGSNVAPGLYVDPDGVEWYKPARRH encoded by the coding sequence ATGATCATGGTTTCCGCATCCTCGCTCCTCTCCACAATCCGCATCGCGGCGCTTGCGCCGGCGCTCTATCTGGGTTCGCCGGCCGATCTCGCGGCGCAAGGCAAGAGTGTGATCCAGGGCAAGAATGCGGTTTATGAGCGGCGCGACGAATGCGTCGAGGCCGGCCTGCTGAGCGCCGCGCAATGCGAGTTCGCCTATCGCAATGCCCGCGCCGAATTCGAGCAAAAGGCGCCGCGCTATGCCTCGCGCGCGTCCTGCGAGCAGGTCCATAAGCGCTGCGGCGCACAATTGGTCGCGACCGGCGGCTGGGATACGCTCGGACGCGGTGGCGCGACCTATGTGCCGCGCTTCAGCGGCGTGCGCCTGACGGGCGAGGGCGCTGCCTTGCGGGCCTTGCCGGTGGTCGCGGGTTCCGGGCGGATCGTCTTCGCCGGGCGTTCGGTGACGGAGCTGCAGGACAAGGTGGCGGGCCGGCAAAACGTGTCCGGACCGACCGAGGCGCGCAGCAGCCGGCATGGCCACCAGACGCAAGCCGCAGGACCTTACGTGAAACGTGGCGACCGTGACGACACGGTGCGCGTGCCGATGGAGCAGAAGAGCATCGGCTCCAATGTCGCGCCGGGCCTCTATGTCGATCCCGACGGCGTCGAATGGTACAAGCCCGCCCGCCGGCATTGA
- a CDS encoding type II toxin-antitoxin system ParD family antitoxin, whose protein sequence is MASSYTLGSHYESFIKEMVESGRYSTASEVMRDSLRLMEEREQMRSAKLEALRQLVREGLDSGPSEDHDMDDILATARRERQREKAGRANGK, encoded by the coding sequence ATGGCTTCAAGCTATACGCTTGGCTCCCATTATGAGAGCTTTATCAAGGAGATGGTCGAAAGCGGTCGCTACTCCACAGCCAGCGAGGTGATGCGCGACAGCCTGCGGTTGATGGAAGAGCGCGAGCAGATGCGGTCTGCCAAGCTGGAGGCGTTGCGCCAGCTTGTCCGCGAGGGCCTGGATAGCGGGCCAAGCGAAGACCACGACATGGATGACATTCTCGCGACTGCCCGCAGGGAGCGTCAGCGCGAAAAAGCCGGCCGCGCGAATGGCAAATAG
- the chrA gene encoding chromate efflux transporter, with the protein MTIATTTASVEATPAMPTLAEATRVWAKIGLLSFGGPAGQIALMHKELVEERRWIGEQRFLHALNYCMLLPGPEAQQLAVYIGWLMHRTFGGLIAGLLFIIPGALVMLGLSTLYVLYRQVPLVDGIFFGVKAAVLAVVIEAGLRISRRALKNRAMVAVAIAAFIAIFLFKTPFPLIILAAGLIGWLGHRARPDLFGAGAGHGAAGPDVVGLVDQMFARGEMAHARPSAGKALRVLAVWLPLWLGPVCLLWLMTGSASVWTHLGTFFSTMAVVTFGGAYAVLAYVAQAAVETYGWLVAGEMVDGLGLAETTPGPLILVLQFVGFLAGFRAPGSLPPLLAGGLGAFLTLWVTFAPCFLWIFLGAPYVEALRGNKALSAALSTITAAVVGVIMNLALWFGLHVLFRQVRRVELLFASPDWPVLASLDWRAALLSAAAMVAMLRFKTGMIPTLAACAAAGMVLTRLPA; encoded by the coding sequence ATGACGATCGCGACGACAACGGCTTCGGTCGAAGCAACGCCTGCCATGCCGACGCTGGCGGAAGCCACCCGCGTCTGGGCGAAGATCGGGCTGCTGTCATTCGGCGGGCCGGCCGGGCAGATCGCCCTGATGCATAAGGAGCTGGTCGAGGAGCGGCGCTGGATCGGCGAGCAGCGTTTCCTGCATGCGCTCAATTACTGCATGCTCCTGCCGGGCCCGGAGGCGCAGCAGCTTGCCGTCTATATCGGCTGGCTGATGCATCGCACGTTCGGCGGGCTCATCGCCGGCCTGCTGTTCATCATCCCCGGCGCGCTGGTGATGCTCGGGCTCAGCACGCTCTATGTGCTCTACCGGCAGGTTCCACTCGTCGACGGGATCTTCTTCGGGGTGAAGGCCGCGGTGCTTGCCGTGGTCATCGAGGCGGGCTTGCGGATCAGCCGGCGGGCGCTGAAGAACCGCGCCATGGTGGCGGTGGCGATCGCAGCCTTCATCGCGATCTTCCTGTTCAAGACACCGTTTCCGCTGATCATCCTGGCGGCCGGTCTGATCGGTTGGCTCGGCCATCGCGCCAGGCCCGATCTGTTTGGAGCTGGCGCGGGGCATGGCGCGGCGGGGCCCGATGTCGTCGGGCTGGTCGATCAGATGTTCGCGCGCGGCGAGATGGCGCATGCGCGCCCTTCAGCGGGCAAGGCGCTGCGGGTCCTGGCCGTCTGGCTGCCGCTCTGGCTCGGGCCGGTGTGCCTGCTCTGGCTGATGACGGGGAGCGCGAGCGTCTGGACGCATCTGGGGACATTCTTCAGCACCATGGCTGTCGTCACCTTCGGCGGCGCCTATGCGGTGCTGGCCTATGTCGCGCAGGCCGCGGTTGAGACCTATGGCTGGCTCGTCGCCGGCGAGATGGTCGATGGGCTCGGCCTTGCCGAGACGACGCCCGGTCCGTTGATCCTGGTGCTGCAATTCGTCGGCTTCCTGGCAGGATTTCGTGCGCCGGGCAGCCTGCCGCCGCTGCTCGCGGGCGGGCTAGGCGCGTTCTTGACGCTCTGGGTCACCTTCGCGCCCTGCTTCCTCTGGATCTTCCTGGGCGCGCCCTATGTCGAGGCGCTGCGCGGCAACAAGGCGCTGTCGGCGGCGCTGAGCACGATCACGGCTGCGGTCGTCGGCGTGATCATGAACCTCGCGCTCTGGTTCGGCCTGCATGTCCTGTTCAGGCAGGTGCGCCGGGTCGAGCTGCTGTTCGCCAGCCCCGACTGGCCCGTGCTGGCCTCGCTTGACTGGCGCGCGGCGCTGCTCTCGGCTGCCGCGATGGTCGCGATGCTGCGCTTCAAGACCGGGATGATCCCGACGCTCGCGGCCTGCGCGGCGGCAGGCATGGTGCTGACGCGGCTTCCGGCCTGA
- a CDS encoding AMP-binding protein, translating into MAATEFDAPAARITLFRALIQASARHGRARTALEDPERQPISFGRLVLGALVLGRKLAGVTQAGERVGLLLPNMQGMAVTLFGLSAFGRVPALLNFTAGVKNLRAAAELAGLRTIITSRRFIDQAKLDDEIAALGEGRRVIYLEEVRKQITSLDKAYGALLSLAPGLAHRAYEAKPDDAAVVLFTSGTEGRPKGVVLSHANLVSNARQIFQLAAGFLSERDIVMNPLPAFHSFGLTAGLLMPLLQGMKVVLYPSPLHYKQVPKLIGEMGCSFLFATDTFLQGYARAADPDDLKSVRYVVAGAERVKPETRRMWEPYGTTILEGYGCTECSPVLACNTPVATREGSVGRLLPGIEARLDPVEGITEGGKLCVRGPNVMAGYLSAEEPGRIVPPEGGWHDTGDIVAIDDGFVVIKGRAKRFAKLGGEMVSLAAVEAMVAGLWPEQNHVVVALPDARKGEQLVLVTEKPDAEKRALLDEAKAQGFPELWVPRAILVTNSIPVLGNGKIDYGATRELAASRRSLL; encoded by the coding sequence ATGGCCGCCACGGAATTCGACGCGCCCGCGGCGCGGATCACGCTGTTCCGTGCGCTGATCCAGGCGAGCGCTCGCCACGGCCGGGCCCGCACGGCGCTGGAGGATCCCGAGCGCCAGCCGATCAGCTTCGGGCGGCTCGTGCTGGGCGCGCTGGTGTTGGGGCGCAAGCTCGCCGGCGTCACGCAAGCGGGTGAGCGTGTCGGCCTGCTGCTGCCCAATATGCAGGGCATGGCGGTGACGCTGTTCGGACTCTCCGCCTTCGGCCGCGTGCCGGCGCTGCTGAACTTCACCGCCGGGGTGAAAAACCTGCGGGCGGCAGCCGAGCTGGCCGGGCTCAGGACCATCATCACCTCGCGCCGCTTCATCGACCAGGCCAAGCTCGACGACGAGATCGCGGCCTTGGGCGAGGGCCGGCGGGTGATCTATCTTGAGGAGGTCCGCAAGCAGATCACCAGCCTCGACAAGGCCTATGGTGCGCTGCTCAGCCTCGCGCCTGGGCTCGCGCATCGCGCTTACGAGGCCAAGCCGGACGATGCGGCGGTGGTGCTGTTCACCTCGGGCACGGAGGGTAGGCCGAAGGGCGTCGTGCTCTCCCATGCCAATCTGGTCTCGAACGCCCGCCAGATCTTCCAGCTCGCCGCCGGCTTCCTGTCCGAGCGCGACATCGTCATGAACCCGCTGCCGGCCTTCCATTCCTTCGGGCTGACGGCGGGGCTCCTGATGCCGCTGCTGCAGGGCATGAAGGTCGTGCTCTATCCGAGCCCGCTGCACTACAAGCAGGTCCCCAAGCTGATCGGCGAGATGGGCTGCAGCTTCCTGTTCGCGACCGACACGTTCCTGCAAGGCTATGCGCGCGCTGCCGATCCCGACGACCTGAAGAGCGTGCGCTATGTCGTCGCCGGGGCCGAGCGGGTGAAGCCCGAGACGCGCCGGATGTGGGAGCCTTACGGCACCACGATCCTGGAAGGCTATGGCTGCACCGAATGCTCGCCCGTGCTCGCCTGCAACACGCCCGTCGCCACGCGCGAGGGCAGCGTCGGGCGTTTGCTGCCGGGCATCGAGGCGAGGCTCGATCCGGTCGAGGGCATCACCGAGGGCGGCAAGCTTTGCGTGCGGGGCCCGAATGTCATGGCCGGCTATCTCAGCGCCGAGGAGCCGGGCAGGATCGTGCCGCCGGAAGGCGGCTGGCACGACACCGGCGATATCGTCGCGATCGATGACGGCTTCGTGGTGATCAAGGGCCGGGCCAAGCGCTTCGCCAAGCTCGGCGGCGAGATGGTCTCGCTTGCTGCGGTCGAAGCGATGGTTGCGGGACTATGGCCGGAGCAGAACCATGTCGTGGTGGCGCTGCCCGATGCGCGCAAGGGCGAGCAGCTCGTCCTCGTCACCGAAAAGCCCGATGCCGAAAAGCGCGCCTTGCTAGACGAGGCGAAGGCGCAGGGCTTTCCCGAATTATGGGTGCCGCGCGCGATCCTGGTGACCAACTCGATTCCGGTGCTCGGCAACGGCAAGATCGACTATGGCGCGACGCGCGAGCTCGCGGCCTCGCGCCGTTCGCTGCTGTGA